The Halotia branconii CENA392 region CGAATATGATGAAATCTGGCTTTTTCTAGTAGTTCTGGCCACGCTGGCGCGCCTCCCAAAAGTACAGTTTGAAATTGTGCTATCCACTCTGTTAATTGGGGATTTTGTAAGCAACGTTGTAATTGTGTTGGTACTAAAGATGTAAAAAAATCTGAAGGATTTATTTTGTAATTTTTACCAGATTCTATTGTTTTAAATGATGTAACTGCTAGTTGACCTCCAGTAGTGAAGGAACGCATAAATTGCATTAATCCACTAACATGATATAACGGCAATATACATAAAGAATTGACTTGTTTTAGCTGAAAATATTCAGTAAATCCTTCTACAGATGACATTAGAGTTTCCCAAGTGTGGATGGCAAATTTAATTTGTCCTGACGAACCGCCTGTAGGAATCATGATTTGATTGGGCATGGGGCATGGGGCATGGGGCATGGGGCATGGGGCATTATTCCTATGCCCCATACCCCAAATAATATCGGGCTGTATTAACTCAAAGACTTGTTGCCATTCTTGTTTTCCCCAATCGGGGTTACAAAGAAATACTGGACAACCAGCAGCACAAGCGGCGATAAAACCTGCTAAAAATCTTACTGGTTCGCGTTCACATAAAATGATTTTTGGTGGTATTTTATTAGTTAATAACTGAGTTAATTCTAAATATAATATTTCGGCTAGTTGCTGAAATTGATAGCTGTTGCCACCAATCAACCAGTCAGATTCAGTATAGTTATTGAGATATGCTAAAGGTCTTTGCATAGATCTTGTAACCAAGTTTCCTCTTGGGCAAAAAAGTGGTTAACGCCAAAACCAACTGCCCTATTTTTTTGGGATAATGCTGTTGCTAATTGGAGGGCAGCTTGTCTACCAATCGCAGTTTCAAATACTGATGAAAATACAGCATCTATTTTATGCTGTTGACAAAACTGCCGAAGACGCGATGGTGAACCTACTATCCCCGGTTTTATCACAAAAATTCCTCGCCAGCCTTTTGCATAACAGGTAGTGAGTTGCTTAAGTGTGGCGACAGATTCATCTAAAGCGATCGCAGTTGCATAACATCTATTCAATTCCAACATTTGCGGAAATTTTTCAACAGGTAAAGGCTGTTCAATAAACTCAATATTTGCCCAGAGGCGATCGCAAGTTTCTAGCCATAAGTTCGCTTCTTCATAACTAAGTCCACCATTAGCATCTAATCGCAGCTTGGCAGAACTTGGTAATCTGTGAACAAGTGATTTAAAAACTTTTAATTCCTGAGCGATCGCATCTACCCCAATTTTCCATTTAAACGTCCGATATCCTTGCTCCCACAGCACTTGCCATTGTGCTAATGCCACTTCTCCAGCTGACAATAAACCGCTATTGGGCATTGGGCATGGGGCATTGGTTATTTTCTTCCCCTGCTCCCTGCTCCCTGCCCACTGAGCGAAGTCGAAGTGCTGCTCCCCTGCTTCCCCTAGCGCTGACTCAAAGCCAAACTGACAAGCAGGTAACTCGTCTGGGATGGAAAAAATTATTTCTTCTGTGAGTTCTGTTGGTAATTGATGACAAAAATCTAAAGCTTGTTCTAAAGTTTCCGAACCAAACCAACTAATGGGGGCAATTTCTCCCCAACCGACTTTACCTGTTTCATCGCTAAGACGAAGGATAATACCTTTACGAATATCCCAATTACCATGACTGGTAGTCAGCGATCGCGCAAATTTTCGCTGATAAGGACGAAATTTAAATTTATAATTTACCACATGAAAATCAAGTTAACTCATTAGGTTTATCAGTTATTAAGCTAATCGTCATTTAAATTGCATCATGTTAATGGTAATAAAAGCTGCAAACCCTCTCCCTTGCCCCCTGCTCCCTGCCCCCCTGCGGCCTCAATGTGCAAATTAAATGTTTAACAGCTTAGTTATTGGTGTTTTGCTATTGACAACTAACCACTAACAACTGACAACTGACCACTGACTAAATCATAAATCCCAAACCGAACAATAAGCAGCTCCAAAAATGCATTTTGACGGCGATGAATTTACAGTTACTAACTTTTTCTGGTAAATAATGATTTTGTTGGACATGACGGCATAACTTAACGGCATAAGGCAAACTTAGCCAACTTAACAATGTCCAACTTGGGAAAACGCCCAGTAACACAAACAGTAAAGTAAAAGGATAAATACTGCCAGTGAACCAATACAGCAGTTGAGCAGCTTTTACCGTACCCAACCGGACAACAGGCGATCGCTTGCCCGCGGCTATGTCATCCTTAACTTGATGAAAGTGGGAGCAAAATAAAATTAAAGTTGTGGGAATGCCTACAATTATCGAGGCTGCTAAACTTGTCATTGACCAAGTTGAGGTTTGGCTGTAATATGCTGCCGTGACTGCTAAAGGGCCAAAAGCAAAAAAGCAAATTATCTCGCCTAAACCCTGGTATCCTAAGCGAAAGGGCGGCCCTTGATAAACGTAGCCTAAACCACAACATAGTAGAATTATCCAGATGACAGTGGGGTCTTTTTGCCAAGTAGCGATCGCTATTATTCCTAACAAACCCGAAATTAAACTTAAATTTCCTAACCAGAATATTAGTCGCTTGTTACCAGTTAAATTTACTAGAGAATGATGTTTATTTTGATCGATTCCTGTTTCCGAATCAAAGACATCATTACTAATATTTTCCCAGGCCAGAATTAAAATCGCCGCAGCTACAAAAGTGGAAAATACTACTAGATTAAAAATCTTGGTTTCTGCAAAGGCAACCGCTGTTCCTACCCAAATGGGCATAATCGCAACGCTATACATTGGCGGTTTAATTGCCGCCATCCATAACTTCGTTTTAGGATGTGAAACCTGCTTTGTAGTCATTACTTGTGATTAATTAATTACCAGCAATTTACTTATTACGTGAAATTTTACAATTTTCAGATACACAAGATGTTAGTTATGTGCGAAATCTTATAACTTTTGCTGTGACTGGTTAACCTCCCTTTAGTAACAATCACTTTTTAATTGCAACCCAAAGTAGGGCATGGCTTGCCAGCGTCTGAGAACACCACAAACAAGACAGACCATACTCTGGTGAAATGGCAACTTAATATGTTACCTGTAGAAATACGACCACGTTTAATTACACTTTAGGAAGATAACTTAAAAAAAGTTTACTATTGCTAAATCCATGACAGTTTCACCATGTCGTAACAACTTCTTTGTTAAACACAAAGATTTATATCAATTTCTGTTATCCGTTCAAAAAAGTTGTCTCAAAAATGATTGCAAGCAAATTGTCAGTATTTCGCTAGATATTGACTGGGTAGATCCTTTAGTTGTATTAGATCAACTTACGCAAGCAAATGAAATAAATTTTTACTTTGAGAATAAAGGTAAAGAAGAAGCGATCGCAGCCATTGATGCTGTAGCAAAATTGCAAGTTGATGGACAAGAGCGTTTTATGCAAGCTGAAGATTTTATCAAATCTTGTCTAAAAAATATAGTTAATTTTGGTAATATTAATCAACCCTTTGCAGGTTCTCATTTTTTTTGTTATTTCAGCTTTTTTGATCAAAATTCTCAAGTCAATTATCCATTTCCATCTGCTACTATTTTCCTACCTCGTTGGCAAATAGCTGTTAAGAATCAGCACTGCACATTAGTAAATAATATAATTGTCAACGCCAGGGTAGATGTGCAGAAGATTATCCAAAATTTGCAGAATAAGCTGAAACTTATAGACTCTTTAGAGTATCATTCTTCAAAGCTTGATTATTTTCCTGTAAAATATCGTAAAAAACCTGTTACTAATTCTGCACAATTTAAACGCTCTGTTGTATCTGCCCTAGAAAAAATTAATTCTAGTCGTTTAAGTAAGATTGTGCTGGCTGATGCATTAGATGTCAAATCAAAAAATCATTTTAACTTATATAAATCTTTAGATAATCTCCGACAAATACATCCTAACTGTTATATTTTTTCTACCAGCAATGGTAAAGGACAAAACTTTATTGGAGCCAGTCCAGAAAGATTAATTAGTATTCATAACCAACAGTTAATTACTGATGCTTTGGCCGGTTCTGCACCTAGAGGTAAAACCCCAGCCGAAGATGCAGCTAATGCGAATCATTTACTTAATAGTGAAAAAGAAAGACATGAACATTTGCTAGTGATTGATTTTATTACACAACGCTTATCACAGTTAGGTTTGTTACCTCGAATACTAGCACCACGCTTGCGACAATTATCTAACATTCAGCATTTATGGACACCAATTAGTGCCGTAGTTCCTACTAACGTCCACCCATTAAAGATTGTCTCCCAACTGCATCCGACACCAGCCGTTGCCGGTGCAGCCAGAGATGTCGCCTGTGCCGAAATTCGTCGTTATGAAAGCTTTGAGAGAGGTTTATATGCTGCGCCTCTAGGTTGGATAGATTCTCAGGGAAACTGTGAATTTATAGTTGGCATTCGTTCAGCATTGATCGATGGCGATCGCGCTAGGTTATATGCTGGTGCTGGGATAGTCGCTGGTTCCGATCCCGAAAAAGAGTTTGCAGAGGTACAACTTAAGCTTCAAGCTTTACTCAAAGCATTAGTTTGAAGCTGCAATATAATCTATTTCTTACTTATGACAGTTGTTCTTTTTTGCTGCTACTGCCAAAGTTAGATATGAGTACATAAAAAATGAGTTTTATATATTGTGTTTTCACCTTGGCAACTTCCAATTCCATTGGGAGAAAATACACCAGTTCGTGTCACCGTCTACTTTTTCTGGAATAGCCAATGGGTTCCAATCAAGTTTTGTACCTTGGAGAAAGCAGTCCAGCTTTCCTATAAAGCATTATCCTTCGATAAGGAAATTTTTTTATTTCCTGTTGACTTAGATCCCAACGATTTTTATAGCACTCGTGAGGTAGCTTAGTAGCTGTTGTAATTTAT contains the following coding sequences:
- a CDS encoding 2-succinylbenzoate--CoA ligase, which produces MQRPLAYLNNYTESDWLIGGNSYQFQQLAEILYLELTQLLTNKIPPKIILCEREPVRFLAGFIAACAAGCPVFLCNPDWGKQEWQQVFELIQPDIIWGMGHRNNAPCPMPHAPCPMPNQIMIPTGGSSGQIKFAIHTWETLMSSVEGFTEYFQLKQVNSLCILPLYHVSGLMQFMRSFTTGGQLAVTSFKTIESGKNYKINPSDFFTSLVPTQLQRCLQNPQLTEWIAQFQTVLLGGAPAWPELLEKARFHHIRLAPTYGMTETASQIATLKPDDFLNGKISSGQILPHAKVTICNQQGSVLSFHQTGNITVQTKSLALGYYPQIEENRDSFSVDDLGFLDEQGYLNIVGRNSDKIITGGENIYPIEIESAIQATQMVVDVCVIGIPDKHWGQVLTALYIPKDSNTSNLEIQTLLKNKLSKFKIPKYWIPQQNLPRNSQGKINRQQLQQIAQKFLQNLS
- a CDS encoding o-succinylbenzoate synthase, which gives rise to MVNYKFKFRPYQRKFARSLTTSHGNWDIRKGIILRLSDETGKVGWGEIAPISWFGSETLEQALDFCHQLPTELTEEIIFSIPDELPACQFGFESALGEAGEQHFDFAQWAGSREQGKKITNAPCPMPNSGLLSAGEVALAQWQVLWEQGYRTFKWKIGVDAIAQELKVFKSLVHRLPSSAKLRLDANGGLSYEEANLWLETCDRLWANIEFIEQPLPVEKFPQMLELNRCYATAIALDESVATLKQLTTCYAKGWRGIFVIKPGIVGSPSRLRQFCQQHKIDAVFSSVFETAIGRQAALQLATALSQKNRAVGFGVNHFFAQEETWLQDLCKDL
- the menA gene encoding 2-carboxy-1,4-naphthoquinone phytyltransferase; translation: MTTKQVSHPKTKLWMAAIKPPMYSVAIMPIWVGTAVAFAETKIFNLVVFSTFVAAAILILAWENISNDVFDSETGIDQNKHHSLVNLTGNKRLIFWLGNLSLISGLLGIIAIATWQKDPTVIWIILLCCGLGYVYQGPPFRLGYQGLGEIICFFAFGPLAVTAAYYSQTSTWSMTSLAASIIVGIPTTLILFCSHFHQVKDDIAAGKRSPVVRLGTVKAAQLLYWFTGSIYPFTLLFVLLGVFPSWTLLSWLSLPYAVKLCRHVQQNHYLPEKVSNCKFIAVKMHFWSCLLFGLGFMI
- a CDS encoding isochorismate synthase → MTVSPCRNNFFVKHKDLYQFLLSVQKSCLKNDCKQIVSISLDIDWVDPLVVLDQLTQANEINFYFENKGKEEAIAAIDAVAKLQVDGQERFMQAEDFIKSCLKNIVNFGNINQPFAGSHFFCYFSFFDQNSQVNYPFPSATIFLPRWQIAVKNQHCTLVNNIIVNARVDVQKIIQNLQNKLKLIDSLEYHSSKLDYFPVKYRKKPVTNSAQFKRSVVSALEKINSSRLSKIVLADALDVKSKNHFNLYKSLDNLRQIHPNCYIFSTSNGKGQNFIGASPERLISIHNQQLITDALAGSAPRGKTPAEDAANANHLLNSEKERHEHLLVIDFITQRLSQLGLLPRILAPRLRQLSNIQHLWTPISAVVPTNVHPLKIVSQLHPTPAVAGAARDVACAEIRRYESFERGLYAAPLGWIDSQGNCEFIVGIRSALIDGDRARLYAGAGIVAGSDPEKEFAEVQLKLQALLKALV